GTAACTGCTTTTGTAGGCCATATGGCAGTTGTTACCAACTGTATTCAGGAAAATGGATTAATCAATCTTAAAATCGCCGGAGAAACAGAGTATACCATTGATCACTGTATCGGGGTGACCAGTGAACCGGGCAAGGGCTCCACATTCCGGTTCACAGCCAAATTCGGCAGAACCGGCTAAAGAGGGTCTTGAAAGAATAAACGGCTTTACCTGGCCGCATCAATACAAGGCCAGGCTTAAAGAATTGAATACCATGGTCGGTAAATACAAGTTCAAAGAGGCAGGCGCACTGCTAACCGCCTTAATTTCCGCACTGGAGCAATTCAATGACTGAATTTTTAAACAAGCAGGAAAAGGATGTCATTCTGGTGGTGGATGATACAAAATTAAACATCGACCTCCTGATGGACATTTTAGGGGAATCTTATGATATCAGAGTCGCCACAGACGGAGAGTCTGCCTTGGAAATGACGGCGGAAGATCCGCCGGACCTGATCCTTTTAGACATCATGATGCCGGGTATAGACGGCTACCAGGTCTGTAAACAGTTAAAAGTGTTAAAACGCACCCGTGAGATACCGGTCATTTTTCTTACCGCACTTGGGGAGCTTTCATACGAAAGCAAAGGGCTGGCAATGGGGGCGGTGGACTATATAACCAAACCCTTTAACCCGGAAATTGTAAAGCTGCGGGTGGAGAACACCCTCAAACTGATACGAACCAATGCCGCGTTGAGAAAGCAAAACGATATTCTCCTAGAAAACGAACGTCTCCGAAACGAGGTGGAGAGCATTGCCAGACATGATTTAAAAACACCGTTAAATGCGTTGATCACTATCCCGGAGCTTTTGCTTCTGGAAGACAACATCGCCCCAAGCCACCGGGAGATGTTGAAAATGATCTCCATGGCCGAATTCCGGGTAATGGATATTATAAATTCATCCATTGACCTGTACAAAATGGAAAAAAGAAATATCGTCTGCGCCCGATTGCCGTTGATCTGGTCAAAATTTTTAGACAAATCAAAGGCGAAATTTTTCACCTTATGGGAGAAAAAGATATTGCACTTAAGATGATGCTCGCCGGACTACCGGCAGGAGAAGACGACACGTTCATGGTCTATGGTGAGCAGATGCTTTTTTATTCAATGTTCACAAGTTTAGTCAAAAATGCGGTCGAAGCCTCTCCTGTTGGAAACTGCGTCACTGTGGATATGAAGATTAAAGGGGAAACACCGATTGTCATGATTAACAACCAGGGGGGAATCCCCGAAGCGATCAAAACAACTTTTTTTGATAAATATGTAACCCACGGCAAATCTGACGGAACCGGATTAGGAACCTATTCGGCCAGACTGATCGCACAAACTTTGGGTGGACGATTATCCTTCCGCTCCATTAAAGAAGAGGGTACCACCCTGATGCTGGAACTTCGTGACAACTTAAAAAAAGAAAATGAGGAAGAGGCTTTTGATCTCTTTTTTGACGAAAGCCCCCTTCAAATAAAAAAACTGGCCCCTAAGCGGGGAATGCAAATCATGGTTCTGGATGATTATGCCATCATGCGGGGCACGATTATTGGTATTTTACGACAGATGGGATTCAAAAACTTCATTCGGGCAGAGGATGGCGTGGAAGGAATCAGACAATTGCAGACGAATTCCGTGGACCTGATCATCTCAGATCTCAACATGCCTGGGGTCAACGGACTGGAATTACTTAAACATGTTAAACAATCCAAAACGCTCAAGCATATTCCATTTATCATGATTTCAGGAGGGGCAAAACAATCACAAGTGGCACAGGCTGTCGAATTGGGTGTTGACGGTTTTCTGATCAAACCGTTTTCAGCGGATACCCTGATGAAAAAACTGGCCGGCGTTATAGATTGATAAAGGCCTATCCTGTTAACGAAATCTATCTATCAGCAATTTTTAATTGTGCAATTGGCTTAGTTAAAATAAACTAATATATTATTACAGTTTCATTGGGGAACAAACCATGGCAAAAAGCGCTGATCAACCTACGATTTTAATTGTGGATGATGTCCCGGACAACATTACGGTCCTGACCAATATACTGGCCGACTACAACCTGAAAGCAGCAAACAGCGGAGCCAAAGCCCTGGAAATCGCATCGCGTTTCAGACCGGATATTATTCTGCTGGACATCATGATGCCGGATATGGACGGCTATGCAGTCTGCATGCACCTCAAGCGGGATCTTCATACCAAAAATATCCCTGTCATATTTGTGACTGCAATGGATGAAGTGACCGATGAAGCCCGGGGATTTGAATTAGGCGCTGTTGATTATATCACAAAACCCGTCAACCCGCCGGTTGTCCTGGCAAGGGTAAAAACGCACTTGAAATTGTATGACCAGAACAAGGCACTGGAATATCTGGTTCATGAACGGACAAAAGAGCTGAACCAAAGCAGGCTTGAAATTATTCGCCGATTAGGCCTTGCGGCAGAATACAAAGATAATGAAACGGGTATGCATGTCATTCGTATGAGTTATTACTGCAAGGTCATGGCAGCGGCCATGGGTATGAGCAACAAAGAAGTTGAGTTGATATTAAACGCATCTCCCATGCACGATATCGGCAAAATCGGCATTCCGGACAATATCCTGGGCAAGCCGGGAAAGCTGGATGCCCAGGAACGAGCGATCATGGAGCAGCACACGGAAATCGGCGCCCGGATCATAGGCGAACATGATAATCCGCTTTTGGATATGGCACGGACAGTGGCGTTGACCCACCACGAAAAATGGGACGGAACGGGCTATCCCCGGGGCATTAAGAACGAGAAGATTCCCCTTGTAGGACGCATCGTCGCTGTCGCGGATGTATTTGATGCACTTGTCAGCAAACGGCCCTATAAAAAAGCGTGGCCCTTTGAAAAGGCTGTGGCCGTGATTAAAGAAGAATCAGGGAAACATTTTGATCCCGAGGTCGTGGACGTGTTTATTACGCATTTAGATGAAATCATCGAACTTGCCAAGTTAAATGCCGATCCCGATTAAAAAACGGGGAGGATCGTGAAGCTACGTAACTTTTCCATATTGTTTATTCTTATCATTATATCCTTTTTCATTCTTTTTCAACTGCTTGCCTCGGAGTTTATCGTCAAAAAAGGATTCCAAACATTTGAGGATGAACATACACTATTGCAGGTAAATGCTGCCAGGCGCGCATTGAACCTGAAACTTGCGAATCTGGACAAACTGTTGATCGACTGGTCCAACTGGGATGATTCGTATGATTTCATACAAACGCCAACCCCGGGATATGTCCAATCCAACCTTCCCATTGATACATTCCGTGACCAAGCCCTGATGTGTGTGGTGTTTCAAAATATAAAAAGGGATGTCATTTACCTGCAAGCCGTTAATCAAGAAGGACAATTTGACAAAACCCTTGCCGATAAAATTTTTCGGCAGATCTCAATGAAATACCCATCTATGGCGAAAAGCCTGGACACACAAAAAGGCATGTTCACGTTTGAAACCGGTGAACTGGTAATGATCGCCCAAAGACCGGTCTTAACCAGCAACGCATCCGGGCCTCCCATGGGCACCATCATGTTTGTCCGTGTTGTATCCCAGGCAATATTAGACGAAATCTCCTCATTGCTGGGTTCAAAAATTTCCCTCCTACCGTTGAATGAAAAAAGGGATATATGGGCCAAGACTATAAAAACCAACGTGTATATTGCACATAAAGACGCACAAAATTGTGAAGGATTTTGGGCCATCTTAGATATCAAAGGCACCCCTTCAATGTTGATGAAGGTCGTTACAAATCCAACATTTGCCCAACAAGGTCAAAACATAACAAATCTCTTTTTTTCAATTTTTATCGCTGCAATTTTACTGTTCAGTCTTTTGGGCTATTTTGTACTCCACAAAAAAGTCCTGAAACGTCTGGAATTGCTCATGCAGCAAATTTCCCAACAGGAAGACAGCCCCCAAAAAGCGTCCCCCATCTTTATCAAAGGCAATGATGAGATTCATGACTTAAGTGTTTGCATCAACGGCATGGTTGAGCGGATTAACCGATCAAAACAAGCAATTTTCGACAAATCTGAAGAGGTGAGAAGAAACGAAAAATTTCTCAATCAGTTGTTCAACTCCATAGAGGCGGGAGCGATATTGATTGACCCGGAAACCAAGATTATTGTTGACATCAATCAATTTGCCCAAAAGCTTACAGGGTATTCAAAAAATGAAGTCGTGGGCCATATGTGCCACAAACTGACCTGCCCGTCCGATGTGAACAATTGTCCTCTATTGGATTTGAAACAATCCAAAGACATGTCAAAACGAAAGCTCTTACTTAAAGACGGCTCAATTATCTCGGTTATGAAGTCTGCCGTGTTTATAACTAAAGGTACCCGAATGCTGCTGCTTGAAACATTTGTAGACATCTCCGAGGCTGAGCATGCCAGGCAGGAACTTGAAAAGGCCAAAAAAGAGCTGGAGGATAAAGTTAAAGCGCGTACAGCCTACCTGCGCGGAATTATTGACACCGCCTTTAACGGCATCATCGTTATTGACGGCCGGGGTTTCATCAATGAATTCAGCCCGGCGGCTCAAAAGATATTCGGGTACACCAAAGAAGAAATTTTAGGTAAAAGCATTAACATACTCATGCCCGAACCTTACAAAAGCGAGCATGATACGTATCTTCGCAACTACCTTGAAACAGGTATTGCCAAAATTATCGGCAAACAGACCGTGGTACCGGCACTGAGAAAGGATGGATCGCAATTTCTCATGGAAGTTGCCCTCGATACCGACGTTGTCAATGGCGAACCGATATTTGTCGCCGTGATGAGTGATGTAACCGAACGTATCAAAGTGGAGGAAGCTGTTGCCAAAGAGCAGAAACGGCTCAAAAACATATTAGCCACCAGCCCTGTTGGTGTGGTTATCACCGTTGATGGTATTGTGAAATTCAGCAACCCAAGCATAGCTCAAATGGGCTTCGAATTTGGTCAAACGGCCCAGGACGTTTATGTTGATCGCCAAAGCAGAAGACATCTGATTGATATACTTAATAAGGAGGGCGTGGTATTAAATTTCGAAACGCAGTTCCGCAATAAAAAGGGACAAGTCATCGATGTCCTGATATTCGCACACCACTATGATGATGAAGGCAGCCAGGCCATTTTAGGATGGATCATTGATATCACCCATCGCAAAGCCATGGAAAACGAAATCCGGGAAAGCCAGACCAGATTCCAGCGGCTGGTAGAAGAACTCGGGGGCAGGTTTGTCGTATTCAGCCACAAACCGGACGGTGAAATATTATTTATGAGTGAAGGGGCAAGTTCCGTATTCGGTTTAAGCAGGGAGCATGTCCAGGGGCAACGATGGCAGGATGTCATCAACTGGCTGCCCGGTGAAAGAAAAAAAGCCAAAGATGCCTTCAGAGCTTTTTTGCAAAACGACTCTACATCCCACGAAGTTGAGCTTTCTTTCCGACATACGGACGGCAGCAAGCGAATATTATTTGTTTCCGAACATGCCGTTCTGGATGCCGACGGTCGACTGGTAACCATTGACGGCATCATGGAAGACATCACCGCCCGTAAAGAAACGGAAAAGGTACTGGCGCAAGCCAAAGAGGCGGCGGAAGAGGCCACCCGGGCAAAGTCAGATTTTCTGGCCAATATGTCCCATGAGATCCGAACGCCCATGAATGCGATTATTGGTCTGTCATACCTGGCCCTGCAAGGAGACCTTAACGAAAAACAACGCGGCTATATCGATAAGGTACACCACTCGGCAGACTACCTTTTAGGCATTCTCAATGATATTCTGGATTTTTCCAAAATTGAGGCCGGCAAACTGAATATGGAACATACCAACTTTTTCCTGGAAGACGTATTTGACCATATTGCCGACGTAGTGGGGTTAAAAGCCCAGGAAGCAGGCCTTCAGCTGATGTTTGATCTGCCCTGCACCCTGCCCACAGCGCTTGTGGGAGACCCGCTTCGGCTTGGCCAGGTTCTGGTCAACCTTGGGAACAACGCCGTAAAATTTACACCCAAGGGGGAAGTTGTTATCTGCGTCAGCGTTTCAAAAGAGAATGAAAAAACCGTTACCTTCCGATTTGCCATACGCGATACCGGCATCGGCATGACTGAAAAGCAGCAGAACAAACTTTTCCAGCATTTCAGCCAGGCAGATACGTCCATTACCCGGAAATACGGTGGAGCCGGACTGGGGCTGGCCATTTCAAAAAAATTAACAGAAATGATGGGTGGCAGGATATGGGTGGAAAGCGTGCCCAAGACGGGCAGTACATTTTTCTTTACCGCCTGTTTTGAAAAACAGCCCCAAGCCGATCAACGGTTCTGTCCTATAAAAAAAGCAGCGCCATTGCATATCCTGGTGGCGGACGGCAACGCCACGGCGCGGTCGATTTTTTTTGAAATGCTGACAGGCTTTGGTTTCACCGTTGATTTGGCGGAGTCACCGGAAGCCGCTTACCAATTTTTAAAACAGCAAAATAACAACCGGCCTTACGATATAGCGGTTATAGACTACGGCTTTGCCACTACCAGCGGCATCGAAATCGCGCGCACCATGCAGGAGAATGCAGCCAGTATACACGCACCCTTGGTTATACTGCTATCAGCCTACAACAATGTGAATCTGATGCATGAGGCCAAGGATGTGGGTATTATAAAAACCGTTTTGAACAAACCCGTCATGCCCTCCACCATGTTCGACACCATCATACAAATAAAAGAAGGGAAAGTTCGCAGGGAAAGCCGATTGATGCGCCGGCAGCACGAGATAATTGAGACAACAGCCAGACTGAACACTGCCAGGGTACTGATCGTGGAGGACAATGATATCAATCAGGATGTGGCTGCAGACTTACTGACCAATCATGGCATCGATTTCAAAATTGCCGAAAACGGGCAAATCGCGTTGGAAATGCTTGAAAAAGATCATTTTGACGGAATACTCATGGACTGCCAGATGCCGGTGATGGATGGTTACACCGCCACCAGAAAAATCAGGGAAGACAAACGCTTCAAAGATCTTCCCATCATTGCCATGACCGCCAACGTCATGGCAGGAGACCGGGAAAAAACAATGGCTGCCGGCATGAATGATCACATCGGCAAGCCAATTCGGGTTCAAGAACTTTTCAAAGCGCTGGATAAATGGATCAAACCAGCCATGTCAATGCAGCCGGCACCGCCAAAGGCAACGGAAAAAAACTTAGGCAACATCCCGGGAATAGACATCACGGCAGGCATGGAGACCGTCCAAGGCAATCAGGAACTCTATGTGAACCTATTACGCAAATTTTACCATCGTTACCATGACTTTGAAAAACAGTTTAATGCGGCCCGACAGGAAGAAGATGAAAAGGCGCCCATGAGACATGCGCACACACTTAAAGGTGCAGCGGCCAATATCGGAGCCCATGGAATAAAGGAAAAAGCTGAGGTCCTTGAATCGGCCTGCAAAACTCATCATCCCGAGCAAGAAATTGACCAATTGCTTCACGACATCGTACAAGCGCTTTCCCCGATTATGCATAAAATAGCTATGTTTACAGAACCCTCCATCGCTCCCACTGTCGATGAAACGTCCACCACGGATTCTCCCATCCCGGAAAAGACCGTTCATGCCATTGAGAAGTTGCAATTGATGATTGCTGAATCCGACATCGGGGCGTTACAATTAGTCGCTGATGTGCAAAAAATGCCGGGGATAGAACAATATGCAAAAAGAATGAATGCCGTTGCCGGCGCACTGGATAACTACGATTTTGATCTAGCAAAAAAGCATATATACAACTTTGATGAATCCGGTGATTCCGGGCTTAAAAGCCCTTAAAACAGATGGATCCTTGAGGTTTATCAATGCGGTTTCAAGCAGGCTGACAATGCACTGTATAGGTCAAAGCGCACTGGTCGAAACCGTGTATGCAGCATGACATGTGACTCACAGACTGCCAAATGCCTCTAATTTACGACTACACCGTAACCCCAATAATCCGTGATTCCAAAAAATAAAGCCCCCCACAGTCAAGCCCATCCGGATTCACTGCACCGACACAGACGATATGCCGATCGCACCGGAACCTCCATCTGTACAATGTATAGGAAATCCATCCGGCGTCCTTAATCATCTTTGTACTTTTCACGGATTTTAAGTATTTCGTCCTGAATGGAAAAAAAAGCGTCCATAACTTCCGGATCGAACTGACGCCCCCGGTTTTCTTCAATGATCCGGAAAGAATCATCCAGGGAAAAAGGTTCTTTATAAGGACGTTTTGTTGTCAGTGCGTCAAAAACATCCGCCACAGCGACGATTCTTCCCTCAAGTGGTATTTCCCTTTCTTTAAGTCCGCTTGGGTATCCCCTCCCATTCCACCATTCATGATGCGTCAGAGCGATGACCTCGCCTAACCTGATATATTCCGTTTTCGAATTTTCCAAAATTTTTGCACCGATCAAAGTATGCTGCTTCATGATATTAAACTCATCAGCCGTCAGCGCCCCGGGTTTGAGAAGGATACTGTCCGGAATACCAATTTTTCCCACATCATGCATGGGAGCGGCATAAAGGATAGATTCCACGATTTTTTCAGACAGCCCCATTTTGCCTGCAATGGCTGCGGAGTAGTTACCCATGCGATAGATATGGGACCCAGTGTCTTCATCCCTGTATTCAGCGGCCTTTGAAAGAATATGAATCGTCTCAAGAGAGCTCTCCTTGATTCGTAAAAAGGCATTTTTCAGTTGCTGTGTCCTTTGGGCCACTTTTTCTTCCAATATTCGATTCTGATCGTAAAGAGCCATGTGGGTTTTTATCCGCTGCCGGACGATGGGCGGACTGACCGGCTTGATGATGTAATCCACACACCCCAGGGCAAACCCTTTTTCCTCCTCCTTGACGCTGGAAAGCGCGGTAACAAAAATGACCGGTATTTGCCGTGTGACCGGATCTTTCTTCAATCGGCGACAAACTTCATAGCCGTCTATGCCGGGCATCTGAATATCCAGAAGGATAAGATCCGGCGCATCGCCATCCGCCACAATACGTAGCGCCTTTTCACCACTGATGGCGATTTTAAGCCGGTAATCCTTGCGCAAAATACCTGCCAGGACATCGATATTTTCCAGACTGTCTTCGACGATCAAAATTGTCCGCTTACTGACCGGATCTTCCATGCGAGTCCCTTTCCATCACAGACAAAACCTCATAATAGGCTGAAAGTGCTCCTTCAAAATCGTATTGCTGCAACTGTTTTTCCACCTTATCCACCGCCCCCATAACCGAAGTGCCTTTCAAAGCGGTTTTAATTTCATCCAATTTCCCCATCGCCTCAAGATCGCTCTCCATCAAGTATGCCTCGAACGATTTCAACAGGGGCAACACGGTGTCGACATCAATGGGAGAAGTTACCACCTCTGCCGTATCGATAAAAGAATCTTCCAATCGGTCGCCGATAGCAGACAACACCTGCGACATCCCCGATGACACCCTCTCCAGATGACTGTCGAGTTGTTCAGCCCCATCTTTTAAGGCGGCCTCCAGGGCAACGATGGCTGCACTGAGCCCCAAAGCGCCGATCATTCCCCCAGATCCTTTCAATTTGTGCACAATACGACCTGCCTCCGCCCTGTCTCCTTTGATCAGCGCCCCATTAAGCTTCTCCATATCGTTGTGATGATTATTGTAGAACGTTAACAGCACCTTTTCGAGAAGCGCCTGATCTCCGCCCACCCTGTCTAATGCGCCCTGCAAGTCCAATCCTATCGCAACGTCCGGCGATTGTTTTTTTTCAACGGCAGAATCCACTTCAAATGTCACGGAAAAGGAAAAGTTGCTCCCTTTTCCGGGGGTGCTTTGCACAACCAGTTTACCCTGCATCAGTTCAACAAGTCGCTTGGTGATGGCCAGCCCCAAACCTGTCCCACCGTAATTTCGGGTATTGGAGGTGTCTGCCTGGGTGAATGCATCAAACAGCGTATCCAACTGGTCGGTGGAAATGCCGATACCTGTATCCCGAACTGAAAAATGAAGCATTACCCTTTGGGGCGTCTGTTTTTCCAGTGAGGCCGTAATGACAACCTGGCCGCTGTCCGTGAACTTTACGGCATTTCCGGCAAGATTGAGCAACACCTGTTTCAGCTTAGGGCCATCTCCCCAAAGTGCTTCAGGTATCTTCGGATCAAGATCGAACAGGACGTTTAATTTCTTTTGCACCGACAATTTAGATAAAACCTGTTTTTTCACCTCGGACATAATCGTACTGAAGTGAAACGCTGCCTTTTTTACAGCCATTTTTCCGGTATCGATGCTGGAATAATCCAATACGGAATTGAGGATAATCATCAGGCCCTCAGCAGCCTCTCGGATCTTTATCAGGTAGCTTTTTTGCTTAGAACTCAATTGCGTATCCAAGGCCAGATGCGACATACCGATAATGTGGTTCATGGGGGTTCTGAACTCATGGCTCATATTGGCCAGAAACCGGCTTTTCGCAAGGCTGGCCGCGGTGGCCTTTTTGGCAAGGTCATTGGCCAGTGCTGTCTGCTTTTTTAAATCCGTAATGTCCACAAATGTCTCCAAAAAGCTTTCCCTGCCCTCATATTCCAGTGGAATGACTGTTTTCAGGATATCGCGTGGTTCACCGTCGGCCGTCAGAAGAACACTCTCGGACCTATCAATGTCCTTGTCCTTATCCGTGACGGGACTTGCCTCCTTTTCATTGGGGCAGGCCGGGTGGTGACAGAACGCTCCAATCAGCTCGCCTACCGTTGTTCCAGCCATACCCGCGGCAAGCGCATTGGCAAATTCGATTGTACGCCGTTTTTTATCAATGATCAAAACACCCGCCTGTATATTCTCAAGTATTTTTGTTATCTTTGCTTCGCTTTTTTTCAGGTTCAACTCGGCGGCAATCCGTTGCCCTAAAATAAAAAGAAAGACGACGATCACCAAAACGATGATCAGCAAAAAGCTTCCAATAACGGCCGCCATTTTTGTTTTCACACCGGCGAGCCATTCATCTTCACCCACGGAAAGAACAACCCCCACTTGCTCGCCGAATATGCTGATGGGGTAGTAGGCGGAGAACACTTGAGTCTTTTCTCCGTTTAAAGAAATTGTATGAATCTGTTGACCTAGATAGTTGTCCGCAATATCGTTAACAATGGGGTTTATGCCTTCCACTCGCCGTTTTGATTCAGAGACGCTGCGCTGCTCCACCAAAAAAATGATAATTCGCCCGTCCTTGTCAACGCACCAGGGCCAGACCTCTCGACCAATATGGCTTTTTCTCAATTCATTGTAAATGATCCGGGGGAAAATCATCCGAAATTCAATGGCCCCGACTTTTTTTCCGTCCTTTCGAATATCACTGAGAAAATAAAGCGTGTCCATTTCCAGACGGCAAACCGTTCCATTAACAACCTCCCGTGGAGAGTGGTTTTCACGAATTTCGGTGAGGGAGAAATAATTGCTTTCGCTGTTGTACAATTCACGGAAAACCGATGAATTGTACACCTGAACAGAGTATAGGATGTTCTGATATTTCGAATAGAACCGCCGCAGCTGGTTCATCAAATCATAATTGGGTATCTCCCGGCTCAACAATTCATAAAATGGAATAGTGGTAAGGGCGTACTGAAAGTCCTCTTCAAATTCGTCGGCAAATCCCTGAAGATTCCGGGCGCTGATCCCCACCTGGTGCGACAGCATTTCGAAAATGTGCTTTTTTCGGACATCAACAATCACATGCACATTGTAACCGGCGACTAAAACCGAAATAAGCACAAATACAAGGGGAATGATCAGGTATTCTTTTTTCAAAGCATTTTTCAAAGTTAATTCAGTCTATGATTCAATTGATAATCTGCAGCAATCGCCAGTCCAGTTCAGGGATCTTCACCGACGTGACATGGAGGGTTTTTCCTTCTTTTTGAAATGTGACGTTAGTTTGGTTTTCTTCAAAAATGCGTTGTACCATCTTCCGCACGTCCCGGGATCTGCTTTTCAAAAGATTGTAGTCTTCGGTTCTGTAGGTATCCGAACGAATGGTTTCCAGGTATTTATGATTTTCCAGGGGTGGCAGGGACAGCAGCACCGTCAAATGCTCCTGAATGGATACGACAGTGGCCGAAGCGTCCAGCAGAACCAAATCCCCATTCGACTTGTCGATGTACCGATCGGTGATGGTATTGATGGTCACATCCAGCCCAGGAACGCCCTCAAGTTTTCCGTCCACATAGACAGGTGCAATGGCGGAAACCATCCACCCTCTTCCCGCAGGATCCACGTAAGGTTCTTTAACCCAGACAGCTTTCTTTTCCGGATTATGATTTTGGTCAGCAAGATAATAGAAGTTATACTTGGGAATATCCATTTTAGGCTCATACTGGGTGATCACGTCAAAAAAGGGATAGATACGGTTGTATGAATTTTTGTCGTTATAATAAGCCTGGACGACTTCGGGATATCTTTGCACGATCTCCATCAGTTGAGTTTCCAGCGGTTCCGTGCCATAAACAATTTTTTTAATCTCCTCGCCGACAGGCACAACCCCCGACACAAAAACAGCACTTTTTCCATCGTCTACCGGCTTGTAAAAAACCCCGTTGTCATGGCGTTTGTATTTGGCCGGTTCAGCCTTGGACGCATTTTGTGCCATGGTTTCGGGTATGTACAGAAGGGACGTAAATTCCGCCAGTTTTAAAACCGCCTCCCGAATCTTATAAAAATCATCATTGATTTGATTTGCGATCTCGATAAGTCCATGGTCATCCGCCGACACATTTTTATCACCAGACGGCCCGCAGGAAAA
Above is a window of uncultured Desulfobacter sp. DNA encoding:
- a CDS encoding response regulator produces the protein MTEFLNKQEKDVILVVDDTKLNIDLLMDILGESYDIRVATDGESALEMTAEDPPDLILLDIMMPGIDGYQVCKQLKVLKRTREIPVIFLTALGELSYESKGLAMGAVDYITKPFNPEIVKLRVENTLKLIRTNAALRKQNDILLENERLRNEVESIARHDLKTPLNALITIPELLLLEDNIAPSHREMLKMISMAEFRVMDIINSSIDLYKMEKRNIVCARLPLIWSKFLDKSKAKFFTLWEKKILHLR
- a CDS encoding hybrid sensor histidine kinase/response regulator, with the protein product MGEKDIALKMMLAGLPAGEDDTFMVYGEQMLFYSMFTSLVKNAVEASPVGNCVTVDMKIKGETPIVMINNQGGIPEAIKTTFFDKYVTHGKSDGTGLGTYSARLIAQTLGGRLSFRSIKEEGTTLMLELRDNLKKENEEEAFDLFFDESPLQIKKLAPKRGMQIMVLDDYAIMRGTIIGILRQMGFKNFIRAEDGVEGIRQLQTNSVDLIISDLNMPGVNGLELLKHVKQSKTLKHIPFIMISGGAKQSQVAQAVELGVDGFLIKPFSADTLMKKLAGVID
- a CDS encoding two-component system response regulator, whose translation is MAKSADQPTILIVDDVPDNITVLTNILADYNLKAANSGAKALEIASRFRPDIILLDIMMPDMDGYAVCMHLKRDLHTKNIPVIFVTAMDEVTDEARGFELGAVDYITKPVNPPVVLARVKTHLKLYDQNKALEYLVHERTKELNQSRLEIIRRLGLAAEYKDNETGMHVIRMSYYCKVMAAAMGMSNKEVELILNASPMHDIGKIGIPDNILGKPGKLDAQERAIMEQHTEIGARIIGEHDNPLLDMARTVALTHHEKWDGTGYPRGIKNEKIPLVGRIVAVADVFDALVSKRPYKKAWPFEKAVAVIKEESGKHFDPEVVDVFITHLDEIIELAKLNADPD
- a CDS encoding PAS domain S-box protein, producing MKLRNFSILFILIIISFFILFQLLASEFIVKKGFQTFEDEHTLLQVNAARRALNLKLANLDKLLIDWSNWDDSYDFIQTPTPGYVQSNLPIDTFRDQALMCVVFQNIKRDVIYLQAVNQEGQFDKTLADKIFRQISMKYPSMAKSLDTQKGMFTFETGELVMIAQRPVLTSNASGPPMGTIMFVRVVSQAILDEISSLLGSKISLLPLNEKRDIWAKTIKTNVYIAHKDAQNCEGFWAILDIKGTPSMLMKVVTNPTFAQQGQNITNLFFSIFIAAILLFSLLGYFVLHKKVLKRLELLMQQISQQEDSPQKASPIFIKGNDEIHDLSVCINGMVERINRSKQAIFDKSEEVRRNEKFLNQLFNSIEAGAILIDPETKIIVDINQFAQKLTGYSKNEVVGHMCHKLTCPSDVNNCPLLDLKQSKDMSKRKLLLKDGSIISVMKSAVFITKGTRMLLLETFVDISEAEHARQELEKAKKELEDKVKARTAYLRGIIDTAFNGIIVIDGRGFINEFSPAAQKIFGYTKEEILGKSINILMPEPYKSEHDTYLRNYLETGIAKIIGKQTVVPALRKDGSQFLMEVALDTDVVNGEPIFVAVMSDVTERIKVEEAVAKEQKRLKNILATSPVGVVITVDGIVKFSNPSIAQMGFEFGQTAQDVYVDRQSRRHLIDILNKEGVVLNFETQFRNKKGQVIDVLIFAHHYDDEGSQAILGWIIDITHRKAMENEIRESQTRFQRLVEELGGRFVVFSHKPDGEILFMSEGASSVFGLSREHVQGQRWQDVINWLPGERKKAKDAFRAFLQNDSTSHEVELSFRHTDGSKRILFVSEHAVLDADGRLVTIDGIMEDITARKETEKVLAQAKEAAEEATRAKSDFLANMSHEIRTPMNAIIGLSYLALQGDLNEKQRGYIDKVHHSADYLLGILNDILDFSKIEAGKLNMEHTNFFLEDVFDHIADVVGLKAQEAGLQLMFDLPCTLPTALVGDPLRLGQVLVNLGNNAVKFTPKGEVVICVSVSKENEKTVTFRFAIRDTGIGMTEKQQNKLFQHFSQADTSITRKYGGAGLGLAISKKLTEMMGGRIWVESVPKTGSTFFFTACFEKQPQADQRFCPIKKAAPLHILVADGNATARSIFFEMLTGFGFTVDLAESPEAAYQFLKQQNNNRPYDIAVIDYGFATTSGIEIARTMQENAASIHAPLVILLSAYNNVNLMHEAKDVGIIKTVLNKPVMPSTMFDTIIQIKEGKVRRESRLMRRQHEIIETTARLNTARVLIVEDNDINQDVAADLLTNHGIDFKIAENGQIALEMLEKDHFDGILMDCQMPVMDGYTATRKIREDKRFKDLPIIAMTANVMAGDREKTMAAGMNDHIGKPIRVQELFKALDKWIKPAMSMQPAPPKATEKNLGNIPGIDITAGMETVQGNQELYVNLLRKFYHRYHDFEKQFNAARQEEDEKAPMRHAHTLKGAAANIGAHGIKEKAEVLESACKTHHPEQEIDQLLHDIVQALSPIMHKIAMFTEPSIAPTVDETSTTDSPIPEKTVHAIEKLQLMIAESDIGALQLVADVQKMPGIEQYAKRMNAVAGALDNYDFDLAKKHIYNFDESGDSGLKSP
- a CDS encoding two-component system response regulator; translated protein: MEDPVSKRTILIVEDSLENIDVLAGILRKDYRLKIAISGEKALRIVADGDAPDLILLDIQMPGIDGYEVCRRLKKDPVTRQIPVIFVTALSSVKEEEKGFALGCVDYIIKPVSPPIVRQRIKTHMALYDQNRILEEKVAQRTQQLKNAFLRIKESSLETIHILSKAAEYRDEDTGSHIYRMGNYSAAIAGKMGLSEKIVESILYAAPMHDVGKIGIPDSILLKPGALTADEFNIMKQHTLIGAKILENSKTEYIRLGEVIALTHHEWWNGRGYPSGLKEREIPLEGRIVAVADVFDALTTKRPYKEPFSLDDSFRIIEENRGRQFDPEVMDAFFSIQDEILKIREKYKDD